The proteins below come from a single Oryzomicrobium terrae genomic window:
- a CDS encoding TonB-dependent receptor — MSRPTPTSLAALSSLGLAAGCAIGPIAPVWADEAELAPVTVTASRAPVRLDHATGQIEVVTREEIEARNPGRLTDILNLLPGVFTSPGKGMLQPSPGFALRGMPDDRRTLVLVDGLPLNDGYSGSSSLGGLSPDLVDQAEVLYGPMSSLYGGNAMGGVINFVTRMPTKTEFKLRAGYGNPFEAGKAPEGVRKVFGSAGTRLDNGLSLLITANWAATDGYKSDWVTSTANTNGARYMTGKDGKPGYLYGKKGDNTWDEDGAAIKLEQRLSDGSRWRLGWQRQRYDYGYDRSPETYLRKPGGLPDYGSTPSLFAGGNGGFERNLFHAGFDTDLGIGRLNVLASYNNVVSNYYVTPTGNVSGGAGRISDSPAQSASLDAYWTAPLGRHVLTTGVALRRDDADNKDYSLSNWTNPGSKTSLYAQASGRTTLIAAYAQDEWSITDRLTAQLGARYDYWKNEDGSIRTPGWPAASQINADYASRSASALSPKAGLAFKASDSLSLRASAGSAFRAPSIYDLYRTTRVTYNIMANPELKPEKVRTWEVGADWKPWQGGEAKLTYFENDLRDLVYVRGSSGTRYRDNLERAESRGVTVSLAQRFSVAGFDSRAFASVTYTDSAVKENSHAPASVGKQLTFLPKKQATVGLETRRGAWTLATSGRYASKQYATDDNSDVATNVYGVYDAYFVVDAKVAYRIDRNVSVSLAIDNLTNRDYFSLYPATGRSWFAAVALDY, encoded by the coding sequence ATGAGCCGCCCCACCCCAACCTCCCTGGCCGCCCTCTCCTCCCTTGGCCTGGCGGCCGGATGCGCCATCGGCCCGATCGCCCCGGTCTGGGCCGATGAAGCCGAGCTGGCTCCGGTCACCGTCACCGCCTCCCGGGCGCCGGTGCGCCTCGACCATGCCACCGGGCAGATCGAAGTCGTCACCCGGGAAGAGATCGAGGCGCGCAACCCCGGCCGCCTGACCGACATCCTCAACCTGCTGCCCGGGGTGTTCACCTCTCCGGGCAAGGGGATGCTGCAACCGAGCCCGGGGTTCGCCCTGCGCGGCATGCCCGACGACCGTCGCACCCTGGTGCTGGTGGACGGCCTGCCCCTCAACGACGGCTATTCCGGCAGTTCCAGCCTGGGCGGCCTGTCGCCGGACCTGGTGGATCAGGCCGAGGTGCTCTACGGGCCGATGTCGTCCCTGTACGGCGGCAACGCCATGGGCGGGGTGATCAACTTCGTCACGCGCATGCCGACCAAGACCGAGTTCAAGCTGCGCGCCGGTTACGGCAACCCCTTCGAGGCCGGCAAGGCCCCGGAAGGCGTGCGGAAGGTTTTCGGCTCCGCCGGAACCCGGCTGGACAACGGGCTATCCCTGCTGATCACCGCCAACTGGGCCGCCACCGACGGCTACAAGAGCGACTGGGTGACCTCCACCGCCAACACCAACGGCGCCCGCTACATGACCGGCAAGGACGGCAAGCCCGGCTACCTCTACGGCAAGAAGGGCGACAACACCTGGGACGAGGACGGTGCCGCGATAAAGCTGGAGCAGCGCCTCTCCGACGGCAGCCGTTGGCGGCTGGGCTGGCAGCGCCAACGCTACGACTACGGCTACGACCGCAGCCCGGAAACCTATCTGCGTAAGCCGGGCGGCCTACCGGACTACGGTTCCACCCCATCCCTGTTTGCCGGCGGAAACGGTGGTTTTGAACGCAATCTCTTCCACGCAGGCTTCGACACCGACCTGGGCATCGGCCGCCTCAACGTGCTGGCGAGCTACAACAACGTGGTCAGCAACTACTACGTGACGCCCACGGGCAACGTCAGCGGCGGCGCGGGACGCATCTCAGACTCCCCCGCGCAGAGCGCCTCCCTGGACGCCTACTGGACGGCCCCCCTGGGCCGGCACGTCCTGACCACCGGCGTCGCCCTGCGCCGTGACGACGCCGACAACAAGGACTACAGCCTGTCCAACTGGACCAACCCGGGCAGCAAGACCAGCCTCTATGCCCAAGCCTCGGGGCGCACCACCCTGATCGCCGCCTACGCCCAGGACGAGTGGAGCATCACCGACCGGCTCACCGCCCAGCTCGGCGCCCGCTACGACTATTGGAAGAACGAGGACGGCAGCATCCGTACTCCGGGCTGGCCGGCGGCCAGCCAGATCAACGCGGATTACGCCAGCCGCTCCGCCTCGGCCCTGAGCCCCAAGGCCGGCCTGGCCTTCAAGGCCAGCGACAGCCTCAGCCTGCGCGCCTCGGCCGGTTCGGCCTTCCGCGCCCCGAGCATCTACGACCTGTACCGCACCACCCGGGTCACCTACAACATCATGGCCAACCCCGAGCTCAAACCGGAAAAGGTGCGCACCTGGGAAGTGGGCGCCGACTGGAAGCCCTGGCAAGGGGGCGAGGCCAAGCTGACCTACTTCGAGAACGACCTGCGCGACCTGGTCTACGTGCGCGGCTCCTCCGGCACGCGCTACCGGGACAACCTGGAGCGGGCCGAAAGCCGCGGCGTCACCGTCTCCCTGGCGCAGCGCTTCTCCGTCGCCGGCTTCGACAGCCGGGCCTTCGCCAGCGTCACCTACACCGACAGCGCGGTGAAGGAAAACAGCCACGCGCCGGCCTCGGTTGGCAAGCAGCTGACCTTCCTGCCCAAGAAGCAGGCCACGGTAGGCCTCGAAACCCGGCGCGGGGCCTGGACCCTGGCCACCTCGGGGCGCTACGCCAGCAAGCAGTACGCCACCGACGACAACAGCGATGTCGCCACCAACGTCTATGGCGTTTACGATGCGTACTTTGTCGTCGATGCCAAGGTCGCCTACCGCATCGACCGCAACGTGTCGGTGTCGCTGGCTATCGACAACCTGACCAACCGCGACTACTTCTCCCTCTACCCGGCAACCGGCCGCAGCTGGTTCGCCGCCGTGGCCCTGGATTATTGA
- a CDS encoding branched-chain amino acid ABC transporter permease: MLEQQLLNALTLGSVYALFALGFTLVFGVLAVINLSHGAVFMVGSYAALAMVSHLNAPLWAALLGAMVVSGTVGLLVDVLVLKPLRARNAPHLIPMIATIGVGIMLTSAAQGLFGAEVLRFPEDVMPAGEFMVGDVHVRALEIAIVAIAFLLMAVLFTILKRTQLGRALRAIAESPKAAYLLGINVEGLFHITSFVAAALGGIAGVLIGLNFNAITPFMGQPMLHKGIAVIILGGMGDIRGALIGGLFLGFAEVISKAYLSSQMGDAVAFGLLFLILLVRPSGLFGRKLERKA, translated from the coding sequence ATGCTTGAACAACAACTCCTCAACGCCCTGACGCTCGGCAGCGTCTACGCGTTGTTCGCCCTGGGTTTCACCCTGGTGTTCGGCGTGCTGGCGGTGATCAACCTCTCCCACGGAGCGGTGTTCATGGTCGGCAGCTACGCCGCCCTGGCCATGGTCAGCCACCTCAACGCCCCCCTGTGGGCCGCCCTGCTCGGCGCCATGGTGGTCAGCGGCACCGTCGGCCTGCTGGTGGACGTGCTAGTACTCAAGCCCCTGCGCGCCCGCAACGCCCCCCACCTGATTCCCATGATCGCCACCATCGGCGTCGGCATCATGCTGACCAGTGCCGCCCAGGGCCTGTTCGGCGCCGAGGTGCTGCGCTTCCCCGAGGACGTCATGCCCGCCGGCGAATTCATGGTCGGCGACGTGCATGTGCGGGCCCTAGAAATCGCCATCGTCGCCATCGCCTTCCTGCTCATGGCGGTGCTGTTCACCATCCTCAAGCGCACCCAGCTGGGCCGCGCCCTGCGGGCCATCGCCGAATCGCCCAAGGCCGCCTACCTGCTGGGCATCAACGTGGAAGGCCTGTTCCACATCACCTCCTTCGTCGCCGCCGCCCTGGGCGGTATCGCCGGGGTGCTGATCGGCCTCAACTTCAACGCCATCACCCCCTTCATGGGTCAGCCCATGCTGCACAAGGGCATCGCCGTGATCATCCTCGGCGGTATGGGCGACATCCGCGGCGCCCTGATCGGCGGCCTGTTCCTCGGCTTTGCCGAGGTCATCAGCAAGGCCTACCTGTCCAGCCAGATGGGCGATGCCGTGGCCTTCGGCCTGCTCTTCCTGATCCTGCTGGTCCGCCCCTCCGGCCTCTTCGGTCGCAAATTGGAGAGAAAAGCCTGA
- a CDS encoding FecCD family ABC transporter permease — protein MPTRRRALLALACLLLLALASFALALGLGSVAVDGRDVLAALSGSDSPGAEIVRALRLPRAIAGFACGGLLALAGALMQVLLRNPLADPYVLGISGGAGVGALTAILLGLSVLGLTSFAFCGAMGAMLLVFGLARGDGSWTQTRLLLTGVIVAAGCGALVALMLTIAPESKLRGMLFWLMGDLSQAAHPWLPALALGVCLAAALPFARELNLLARGLLQAQAMGVSVPVVRRLIYAVASLATAVAVTSAGSIGFVGLVVPHLARLALGNDQRLLLPASVLAGGSLLVLADTAARTMVAPLQLPVGVLTALIGVPVFLFLLTRQPK, from the coding sequence ATGCCCACCCGCCGCCGCGCCCTGCTCGCCCTCGCCTGCCTGCTTCTACTCGCCCTCGCCAGCTTCGCCCTGGCCCTGGGCCTGGGCAGTGTGGCGGTGGATGGCCGGGACGTGCTGGCGGCACTGAGCGGCAGCGACTCCCCCGGGGCCGAGATCGTGCGCGCCCTGCGCCTGCCCCGGGCCATCGCCGGGTTTGCCTGCGGCGGGCTGCTCGCCCTGGCCGGAGCGCTGATGCAGGTACTGCTGCGCAACCCCCTGGCCGACCCTTACGTGCTGGGCATTTCCGGCGGTGCCGGGGTCGGGGCGCTGACCGCCATCCTGCTCGGCCTGTCGGTGCTCGGCCTGACCAGCTTTGCCTTCTGCGGCGCCATGGGCGCCATGCTGCTGGTCTTCGGCCTGGCCCGGGGTGACGGCAGCTGGACCCAGACCCGGCTGCTGCTCACCGGGGTGATCGTCGCCGCCGGCTGCGGCGCCCTCGTGGCCCTGATGCTCACCATCGCGCCCGAATCCAAGCTGCGCGGCATGCTCTTCTGGCTGATGGGCGATCTCTCCCAGGCCGCCCATCCCTGGCTGCCGGCCCTCGCCCTGGGCGTCTGCCTGGCGGCGGCCCTGCCCTTCGCCCGGGAGCTCAACCTGCTCGCCCGGGGCCTGCTCCAGGCCCAGGCCATGGGGGTGTCGGTGCCCGTGGTGCGGCGCCTGATCTACGCCGTGGCCTCCCTGGCCACCGCCGTGGCGGTGACCTCGGCCGGTTCCATCGGCTTCGTCGGCCTGGTGGTGCCCCACCTGGCCCGCCTCGCCCTGGGCAACGACCAGCGCCTGCTGCTGCCGGCCTCGGTACTGGCCGGCGGCAGCCTGCTGGTGCTGGCCGATACCGCCGCCCGCACCATGGTGGCGCCGCTGCAATTGCCGGTGGGGGTCCTCACCGCCCTGATTGGCGTGCCGGTCTTCCTCTTCCTGCTGACGAGGCAACCGAAATGA
- a CDS encoding TonB-dependent receptor family protein: protein MSSTILRAAVCALPACLLLPASHLRAEEVMAPVVVTATRFADPDPRIPANISVITRDDIRTTPALNLPDLLATRAGVNVSPMYGPLGIDATVDIGGFGVTATSNTLILVDGQRLNPIDSANLIWAALPLESIERIEIMRGSGTVLYGDRATSGVINIITDKSGKPRASATATVGSYGYRGLDASVATGNEHAYFNLFARYADSDGYRRNNWQNQQAASGRAGLKLERGEVFTDYAVYKEASGLPGALTQPQFQANPRNASTLFDNQWKEGYRLRPGITYALTDTVTVEGEIASEHQDVKSTFVDYGGASNRVRDTLAFTPRLRWSHGLGSLASVTVAGLDHYDGTVSATNRGSANQWAHQTSTAYYLQNVTNLTQQLSLTMGGRSQSMSQSANQAEFGLQSAMAGRSNRTRNAYDIGLAYAQDAWRVYGKTGTTFRFANIDELFGNPFGTTPFFAGNIHPQHGTIQEVGGSLKLGAWSTKLSFSRLDLTDEIGYDPSNYTNTNFKPTRRDSANFELEWKASDRWNNRFTYTYLDATFRSGANAGKTVPLAPRDQATLQSTWKGGAWGTYSLAARYVGNRRLDGDFANQQSWLAGYFTADLQGSWTVQKVTLTAKLLNALDKKYSPYAYFQAYDSTINYYPADGRTAYVSARYDF, encoded by the coding sequence ATGTCCAGCACCATCCTGCGGGCCGCCGTTTGCGCCCTGCCCGCCTGTTTGCTCCTGCCTGCATCCCATCTCCGCGCCGAAGAAGTCATGGCGCCGGTGGTCGTCACCGCCACCCGCTTCGCCGACCCGGATCCGCGCATTCCGGCCAACATCAGCGTCATCACCCGGGACGACATCCGCACCACGCCGGCCCTCAACCTGCCCGATTTGCTGGCCACCCGGGCCGGCGTCAACGTCAGCCCCATGTATGGCCCCCTGGGCATCGATGCGACGGTGGATATCGGTGGTTTCGGCGTCACAGCCACCAGCAACACCCTGATCCTGGTCGACGGCCAACGTCTCAATCCCATCGACTCAGCCAACCTGATCTGGGCCGCACTCCCGCTAGAAAGTATCGAGCGCATCGAAATCATGCGCGGCTCCGGCACCGTGCTGTACGGTGACCGGGCAACCAGCGGGGTGATCAACATCATCACCGACAAGTCGGGGAAACCCCGCGCTTCCGCAACCGCCACCGTCGGCAGCTACGGCTATCGGGGACTGGATGCCAGCGTTGCCACCGGCAACGAGCACGCCTACTTCAACCTGTTCGCCCGCTACGCCGACAGCGACGGCTACCGGCGCAACAACTGGCAGAACCAGCAGGCCGCCAGCGGCCGGGCCGGCCTCAAGCTGGAGCGGGGCGAAGTCTTCACTGACTACGCCGTCTACAAGGAAGCCTCCGGCCTGCCAGGAGCCTTGACCCAGCCTCAGTTCCAGGCCAATCCGCGCAACGCATCGACGCTCTTCGACAACCAGTGGAAAGAAGGCTATCGCCTACGCCCGGGCATAACCTATGCCCTCACTGACACCGTGACTGTCGAGGGCGAAATTGCCAGTGAGCACCAGGATGTAAAAAGTACGTTCGTGGACTACGGTGGCGCCAGCAATCGGGTGCGCGACACCCTAGCCTTCACCCCCCGGCTGCGCTGGAGCCACGGCCTGGGCTCCCTGGCCAGTGTGACGGTGGCCGGCCTGGATCACTACGACGGCACCGTATCTGCGACCAACCGGGGATCGGCCAACCAGTGGGCGCACCAGACCAGTACCGCCTACTACCTGCAAAACGTCACGAACCTGACCCAGCAGCTGAGCCTGACCATGGGAGGACGTAGCCAGAGCATGAGCCAATCGGCCAATCAGGCTGAATTTGGGCTCCAATCTGCCATGGCGGGCCGGTCCAATCGCACCCGCAACGCTTACGACATCGGCCTGGCCTACGCTCAGGACGCCTGGCGGGTGTACGGCAAGACCGGTACCACGTTCCGCTTTGCCAACATCGACGAATTGTTCGGCAACCCCTTTGGCACCACTCCGTTCTTCGCCGGCAACATCCACCCCCAGCACGGCACCATCCAGGAGGTGGGCGGCAGCCTGAAACTAGGCGCCTGGAGCACCAAGCTGTCCTTCTCCCGCCTCGATCTGACCGATGAAATCGGCTACGACCCGAGCAACTACACCAACACCAACTTCAAGCCTACCCGGCGTGACAGCGCCAACTTTGAACTCGAGTGGAAAGCCAGCGACCGCTGGAACAACCGCTTCACCTACACCTACCTGGACGCCACTTTCCGCAGCGGCGCCAACGCCGGCAAGACCGTGCCCCTGGCCCCCCGGGACCAGGCGACGCTGCAGAGCACCTGGAAGGGGGGAGCCTGGGGCACCTATTCGCTGGCGGCGCGCTACGTCGGCAACCGTCGTCTGGACGGCGACTTTGCCAACCAGCAAAGCTGGCTGGCCGGGTACTTCACCGCCGACTTGCAGGGGTCCTGGACGGTGCAGAAGGTGACACTGACCGCCAAGCTGCTCAACGCCCTGGACAAGAAGTACTCGCCCTACGCTTACTTTCAAGCCTACGACAGCACCATTAACTACTACCCCGCCGACGGCCGTACCGCCTACGTCTCGGCCCGCTACGACTTCTAA
- a CDS encoding ABC transporter substrate-binding protein produces the protein MRFLPKTLALVSALACAGLAQAADIKIGVAAALTGGAAQYGVSIRNGFQLAAEEINAKGGINGNKIQLVIEDEQGKKEEGINVFKKLIFQDKVLMVFGPTLSNSMFAAGPVANAAKTVVFGTSVTANGITDIGPYVFRNSVMESDVLPVTVATATKHYKLKKVAVIYGNDDAFTKSGYDVFKKVLEDQKLPVTTTETYVKGDVDFKAQLTKIKGSNPDAVVCSCLAEEAANIMLQARGLGIKVPFIGGNGFNSPKLFEISKLAGEGTFVGSPWSNTNPAPANKAFVASYVKKYNAEPNQFAAQAFDALHVAAAALQEVKLSGDVNTDREALKNALPKATINGATGPFKFRAAVTKTGKPGGWDADQKPFIYVVKGGKFTAFDGK, from the coding sequence ATGCGCTTCCTGCCCAAAACCCTTGCCCTCGTGAGCGCCCTGGCCTGTGCCGGGCTGGCCCAGGCCGCCGACATCAAGATCGGCGTGGCCGCCGCCCTGACCGGCGGTGCCGCCCAGTACGGCGTTTCGATCCGCAACGGCTTCCAGCTGGCCGCCGAGGAGATCAACGCCAAGGGTGGCATCAACGGCAACAAGATCCAGCTCGTCATCGAAGACGAGCAGGGCAAGAAGGAAGAAGGCATCAACGTCTTCAAGAAGCTGATTTTTCAGGACAAGGTGCTGATGGTCTTCGGCCCCACCCTGTCCAACTCCATGTTCGCCGCCGGCCCCGTGGCCAACGCCGCCAAGACCGTGGTGTTCGGCACCTCCGTCACCGCCAACGGCATCACCGACATCGGTCCCTACGTGTTCCGCAACTCGGTGATGGAATCCGACGTGCTGCCGGTGACGGTGGCCACCGCCACCAAGCACTACAAGCTGAAGAAAGTCGCCGTCATCTACGGTAACGACGACGCCTTCACCAAGAGCGGCTACGACGTCTTCAAGAAGGTGCTGGAAGACCAGAAGCTGCCGGTCACCACCACCGAGACCTACGTCAAGGGCGATGTGGACTTCAAGGCCCAGCTGACCAAGATCAAGGGCTCCAACCCGGATGCCGTGGTCTGCTCCTGCCTGGCCGAAGAAGCCGCCAACATCATGCTGCAGGCCCGGGGCCTGGGCATCAAGGTGCCGTTCATCGGCGGCAACGGCTTCAATTCGCCCAAGCTGTTCGAGATTTCCAAGCTGGCCGGTGAAGGCACCTTCGTCGGCAGCCCCTGGTCCAACACCAACCCGGCGCCCGCCAACAAGGCCTTCGTTGCTTCCTACGTGAAGAAGTACAACGCCGAGCCCAACCAGTTCGCCGCCCAGGCCTTCGACGCCCTGCACGTGGCCGCCGCCGCCCTGCAGGAAGTGAAGCTCTCCGGCGACGTTAACACCGACCGCGAGGCCCTCAAGAACGCCCTGCCCAAGGCCACCATCAACGGCGCCACCGGCCCCTTCAAGTTCCGCGCCGCCGTCACCAAGACCGGCAAGCCCGGCGGCTGGGATGCGGACCAGAAGCCTTTCATCTATGTGGTCAAGGGAGGCAAGTTCACCGCCTTCGACGGGAAGTAA
- a CDS encoding branched-chain amino acid ABC transporter permease, giving the protein MEWFNDFWSTYSTLVFSVGVHALLALSIWLTLSCGLLSLANAAFMGVGAYVSALLTLHLDWSFPAVLLAGGVAPTLVALIIGAPVLRLSGVYLAMATLAFGEVVRITVLNLEITGGPEGLNGIPLATEGWHIALILAVTVYGLARLRRSKVGRAFESIKEDEVAARLMGINVDRYKLLAFALGAFIAGVAGALNAHFTFFISPREYGFENAVDILTMAVLGGTSSLIGPMLGSSILTLLPELLRSLQDFRSLVNGAVLVLVVLFLPKGLWESRRIKAFFKRLKGGEA; this is encoded by the coding sequence ATGGAATGGTTTAACGACTTCTGGTCCACCTACAGCACCCTGGTGTTCTCGGTGGGCGTCCACGCCCTGTTGGCCCTGTCCATCTGGCTGACCCTGTCCTGCGGCCTGCTATCCCTGGCCAACGCCGCCTTCATGGGCGTCGGCGCCTACGTATCGGCCCTGCTCACCCTGCATCTGGACTGGTCCTTCCCCGCCGTACTGCTCGCCGGCGGCGTCGCCCCGACCCTGGTGGCCCTGATCATCGGCGCCCCGGTACTGCGCCTGTCCGGCGTGTATCTGGCCATGGCCACCCTGGCCTTCGGCGAGGTGGTGCGCATCACCGTGCTCAACCTGGAGATCACCGGCGGCCCCGAGGGCCTCAACGGCATTCCCCTGGCTACCGAAGGCTGGCATATCGCCCTGATCTTGGCGGTGACCGTCTACGGTCTGGCCCGGCTGCGCCGCTCCAAGGTGGGCCGCGCCTTCGAGTCGATCAAGGAAGACGAGGTGGCCGCCCGCCTGATGGGCATCAACGTGGACCGCTACAAGCTGTTGGCCTTCGCCCTCGGCGCCTTCATCGCCGGTGTGGCCGGGGCCCTCAACGCCCACTTCACCTTCTTCATCAGCCCCCGGGAATACGGCTTCGAGAACGCCGTGGACATCCTCACCATGGCGGTGCTGGGCGGCACTTCCAGCCTCATCGGCCCCATGCTGGGTTCCTCCATCCTCACCCTGTTGCCGGAACTGCTGCGCTCCCTGCAGGACTTCCGTTCCCTGGTGAACGGCGCCGTGTTGGTGCTGGTGGTGCTGTTCCTGCCCAAGGGTCTGTGGGAATCCCGCCGCATCAAGGCCTTCTTCAAGCGTCTCAAGGGAGGTGAGGCATGA
- a CDS encoding cobyrinate a,c-diamide synthase produces MTAPLSVPALLIAAPASGQGKTTITAALARLHARQGRRVRVFKCGPDFLDPQIHQVASGAPCENIDFRMCGEADARWRLARAAREADLILVEGVMGLHDGEPSAAELARRLGLPVLLVLDAAAMAGSFGAVAWGLKHYRADQGGGAPISAVLANRVGSAYHGELCRKTLPEDIAWVGALPRDAEMALPERHLGLLPAAEIAGLDTCLERLADLLADTPAADLPPPVAIADAPPPAVPPLLAGRTIAVAADAAFCFAYPANRECLMALGATLVDFSPLHDAALPPCDAVWLPGGYPELHGPALTTNRAMAAALSTHVGAGKPLLAECGGMMACFEQIVTVDGERHQGFALLPGESAMQRKLSALGMQQAELPEGRLTGHTFHYSRSTTPLTPLTQAERPDGRPGEPVYRVGSLTASYVHWYFPANPAAVARLLGA; encoded by the coding sequence ATGACCGCCCCCCTTTCCGTCCCCGCCCTGTTGATCGCCGCCCCCGCCTCGGGCCAGGGCAAGACCACCATCACCGCCGCCCTGGCCCGGCTGCACGCCCGCCAGGGCCGCCGGGTGCGGGTGTTCAAGTGCGGCCCGGACTTCCTCGATCCCCAGATCCACCAGGTGGCCAGCGGCGCCCCCTGCGAGAACATCGACTTCCGCATGTGCGGCGAGGCCGACGCCCGCTGGCGCCTGGCCCGGGCCGCCCGGGAGGCGGACCTGATCCTGGTCGAAGGGGTGATGGGCCTGCACGACGGCGAGCCCTCCGCCGCCGAGCTGGCCCGGCGCCTCGGCCTGCCGGTGCTGCTGGTGCTGGACGCCGCCGCCATGGCCGGGTCCTTCGGCGCCGTGGCCTGGGGGCTCAAGCACTACCGGGCCGACCAGGGCGGCGGCGCGCCGATTTCCGCCGTGCTGGCCAACCGGGTCGGCAGCGCCTACCACGGCGAACTGTGCCGCAAGACCCTGCCCGAAGACATCGCCTGGGTCGGCGCCCTGCCCCGGGACGCCGAAATGGCCCTGCCGGAGCGCCACCTGGGCCTCTTGCCGGCCGCCGAGATCGCCGGGCTGGACACCTGCCTGGAACGCCTCGCCGACCTGCTCGCTGACACCCCGGCGGCCGACCTGCCGCCGCCGGTGGCCATTGCCGACGCCCCTCCGCCCGCGGTGCCGCCGCTGCTGGCCGGACGCACCATCGCGGTGGCCGCCGATGCCGCCTTCTGCTTCGCCTACCCGGCCAACCGGGAATGCCTGATGGCCCTGGGCGCCACCCTGGTGGACTTCTCCCCCCTGCACGACGCCGCCCTGCCCCCCTGCGACGCGGTGTGGCTGCCCGGCGGCTACCCGGAACTGCACGGCCCGGCGCTCACCACCAACCGGGCCATGGCCGCGGCGCTTTCCACCCACGTCGGCGCGGGCAAGCCGCTCCTGGCCGAATGCGGCGGGATGATGGCCTGCTTCGAGCAAATCGTGACGGTGGACGGCGAACGCCACCAAGGCTTCGCCCTGCTGCCCGGCGAGAGCGCCATGCAGCGCAAGCTCTCCGCCCTGGGCATGCAGCAGGCCGAGCTGCCGGAAGGCCGCCTCACCGGCCACACCTTCCACTACTCGCGCAGCACCACGCCCCTGACACCGCTCACCCAGGCCGAGCGCCCCGACGGGCGCCCGGGGGAGCCGGTGTACCGGGTCGGCAGCCTGACCGCCTCGTACGTGCACTGGTATTTCCCGGCCAACCCGGCGGCGGTGGCCCGGCTGCTCGGCGCCTGA
- the cobO gene encoding cob(I)yrinic acid a,c-diamide adenosyltransferase has product MQRKKDVVDAKIAAAQDERGVLVVNTGNGKGKSSAAFGVVARALGHDFSVAVVQFVKSRSDTGEEGFYRKVADLCPGQLTWHVMGEGFTWETQDPARDAKAAQAAWTLARQYLRDPGVDLVVLDELTYAFKYGWLALDEVLADLAARPALQHVVITGRAAPEGLVAAADTVTEMTLVKHAFKAGVKAMPGVEF; this is encoded by the coding sequence ATGCAGCGCAAGAAGGACGTGGTGGATGCCAAGATCGCCGCTGCCCAGGACGAGCGCGGCGTGCTGGTGGTCAACACCGGCAACGGCAAGGGCAAGTCCTCCGCCGCCTTCGGCGTGGTCGCCCGGGCCCTCGGCCACGACTTCTCGGTGGCAGTGGTGCAGTTCGTCAAGAGCCGTTCCGACACCGGCGAAGAGGGCTTCTACCGCAAGGTCGCCGACCTCTGCCCCGGCCAGCTCACCTGGCACGTGATGGGCGAGGGCTTCACCTGGGAAACCCAGGACCCGGCCCGGGACGCCAAGGCCGCCCAGGCCGCCTGGACCCTGGCGCGCCAGTACCTGCGCGACCCCGGCGTGGACCTGGTGGTGCTCGACGAACTGACCTACGCCTTCAAGTACGGCTGGCTGGCCCTGGACGAGGTGCTCGCCGACCTGGCCGCCCGCCCGGCCCTGCAGCACGTGGTGATCACCGGCCGGGCCGCGCCCGAAGGGCTGGTGGCCGCTGCCGACACGGTCACCGAGATGACCCTGGTCAAGCATGCCTTCAAGGCCGGGGTGAAGGCCATGCCCGGCGTGGAGTTCTGA
- a CDS encoding ABC transporter ATP-binding protein has translation MSAPLLETRGLTVTVGEHTVTRDLDLRLARGERLAILGRNGAGKSTLLATLAGLRPAAGGEVRLDDRPYPALSAREAALRRGWLAQTAPDPFATTVLETALTGRHPHLGRWEWESAADATLARAALAKVGLGGFDQRQVATLSGGERQRLGLATLLTQAPSLYLLDEPLAHLDLNHQIASLELLARQAEAGAGVVMVLHDPGLAARYCDRALLVFGDGTVTQGPCDQVLTARTLSCLYGYPLKELADGGRRWFVPA, from the coding sequence ATGAGCGCCCCCCTGCTGGAAACCCGGGGCCTGACGGTGACCGTGGGCGAGCACACCGTGACCCGGGATCTCGACCTGCGCCTGGCCCGCGGCGAACGGCTGGCCATTCTCGGCCGCAACGGTGCCGGCAAATCCACCCTGCTGGCCACCCTGGCCGGGCTGCGCCCCGCCGCCGGCGGCGAAGTCCGTCTCGACGACCGCCCCTACCCGGCCCTGAGCGCCCGGGAGGCCGCCCTGCGGCGTGGCTGGTTGGCCCAGACCGCCCCCGACCCGTTCGCCACCACCGTGCTGGAAACGGCCCTGACCGGCCGTCACCCCCACCTGGGCCGCTGGGAGTGGGAGTCCGCCGCCGATGCGACCCTGGCCCGGGCCGCCCTGGCCAAGGTCGGCCTGGGCGGTTTCGACCAGCGCCAGGTGGCGACCCTCTCCGGCGGCGAGCGCCAGCGCCTCGGCCTGGCCACCCTGCTCACCCAGGCGCCGTCCCTGTACCTGCTCGACGAACCCCTCGCCCACCTGGACCTCAACCACCAGATCGCCAGCCTGGAACTGCTCGCCCGCCAGGCCGAAGCGGGGGCCGGGGTGGTGATGGTGCTGCACGACCCGGGCCTGGCCGCGCGCTACTGCGACCGGGCCCTGCTGGTGTTCGGCGACGGCACCGTGACGCAAGGCCCCTGCGACCAGGTGCTGACCGCCCGCACCCTGTCCTGCCTGTACGGCTACCCGCTCAAGGAGCTGGCCGACGGCGGCCGACGCTGGTTCGTGCCGGCCTGA